One part of the Oceanihabitans sp. IOP_32 genome encodes these proteins:
- a CDS encoding DUF4270 domain-containing protein translates to MKKTFKNLRVSGILLLVMALFLACDEEFNSIESDVLGKNNANFNTNTLDYPIVAYNKKLAALKINDLSSNLLGVFNDPAYGQTAASVITQVIPASTSPNFGTNPVIDSVVLNIPYYSKEVGFETGTSNAIYSIKDSVYGSDPVKLTIYRSNYFLRDFDPNSQFNDPQNYYSNASSSVNYVLDGTSTVNFDDHILATLKDTVFTPSSAPIITTTGTGADSVNERSAPAFRTLLDNSYWKTVILDQENSPFLSSANNFKDYFRGLYFKTEAVNGSGSMMLLNFANANITIYYSKDSAVSGERDQDTYVLNFVSNSTSVIRLNTFINNFNITLADGDKNLGDNKLYLKGTEGSMAVVDLFGGMVDCNGTLETALDCFKKTYRKLDDNGNYLPKENGNYPIKRLINEANLVIYEDETMATGGDSDFHKYDRIYAYDIKNNIPTIDYALFDETEDTSNPLFSKFQSLGVRSKDENDNFRYKIRLTEHLNNILLKDSTNTKLGLVLSTNVNVTRTVNILDSQDEVTQVPSTALLAPRGTILYGSNVAAPNESKKMRLEIFFTEPNL, encoded by the coding sequence ATGAAAAAAACATTTAAAAACCTAAGAGTTTCTGGCATTTTATTACTAGTTATGGCACTGTTTCTTGCCTGCGATGAAGAGTTTAACAGTATTGAAAGTGATGTTTTAGGTAAAAACAATGCTAATTTTAACACCAATACGTTAGATTATCCCATAGTGGCATACAACAAGAAATTAGCCGCCCTGAAAATTAACGACTTGTCGTCCAACTTGCTTGGTGTTTTTAACGATCCTGCTTATGGTCAAACTGCTGCAAGTGTTATTACCCAAGTGATTCCTGCCTCAACAAGTCCTAATTTTGGAACTAATCCGGTTATTGACTCTGTAGTTTTAAACATACCGTATTACAGCAAAGAAGTGGGTTTTGAAACAGGGACTTCTAATGCCATATATTCAATAAAAGATTCTGTTTATGGGAGTGATCCCGTTAAATTAACTATTTACAGGAGTAATTATTTTTTGAGGGATTTCGATCCGAACTCACAGTTTAACGATCCTCAAAACTACTATTCCAATGCGAGTAGCTCGGTAAACTATGTCCTTGATGGTACCAGTACGGTAAATTTTGACGACCATATTTTGGCAACTTTAAAAGATACCGTTTTTACCCCAAGTTCTGCACCCATTATTACCACAACGGGAACAGGTGCTGATAGCGTAAATGAGCGGTCGGCACCGGCGTTTAGAACGTTATTAGACAATTCCTACTGGAAAACTGTAATTTTAGATCAAGAAAATTCACCTTTTTTAAGTAGTGCAAATAATTTTAAAGATTATTTTAGAGGATTGTATTTTAAAACCGAGGCAGTCAATGGCTCTGGTAGTATGATGCTTTTAAATTTTGCGAATGCCAATATTACTATCTATTACTCCAAAGATTCGGCTGTAAGTGGTGAGCGAGATCAAGATACCTATGTGTTAAACTTTGTTAGTAACAGTACGTCTGTAATACGCTTAAATACCTTTATAAATAATTTTAATATAACGCTAGCCGATGGTGATAAAAACTTAGGCGACAACAAGCTGTATTTAAAAGGCACCGAAGGATCAATGGCTGTAGTAGACCTGTTTGGAGGTATGGTAGATTGTAATGGTACTTTAGAAACAGCACTTGATTGTTTTAAAAAAACTTACAGAAAATTGGATGACAACGGAAACTATTTACCTAAGGAAAACGGAAACTATCCTATTAAAAGACTTATAAACGAAGCGAATCTTGTAATTTATGAAGATGAAACTATGGCCACTGGCGGAGATTCTGATTTTCATAAGTACGACAGGATATATGCTTACGATATTAAAAACAACATTCCAACTATCGATTACGCGCTTTTCGACGAGACGGAAGATACGTCTAACCCTTTATTTTCTAAATTCCAAAGTCTGGGGGTTCGTTCAAAAGATGAAAACGATAATTTTAGATATAAAATACGACTTACAGAGCATTTAAATAACATTTTATTAAAAGATTCAACCAATACAAAGCTGGGATTGGTGTTATCTACAAATGTTAATGTAACGCGTACAGTCAATATTCTGGATAGTCAAGATGAGGTTACTCAAGTGCCTTCTACGGCGTTGTTAGCACCTAGAGGAACTATTTTGTACGGTTCGAATGTGGCTGCGCCAAATGAATCGAAAAAAATGAGACTTGAAATCTTTTTTACAGAGCCAAACTTATAA
- the glmS gene encoding glutamine--fructose-6-phosphate transaminase (isomerizing): MCGIVGYIGHREAYPIIISGLKRLEYRGYDSAGIALYDGNDLKVAKTKGKVSDLIEKSSKEITKTGSIGIGHTRWATHGAPNDVNSHPHASNSGDLVIVHNGIIENYEGLKKELMARGYTFKSDTDTEVLINLIEDVKKKENVKLGKAVQIALNQVIGAYAIVVFDKNKPNEFVIARLGSPLAVGIGKDEFFIASDASPFLEYTKNAIYLEDEEMAIVRPGKEIKVRKIKDDSLVVPYVQELQMNLEEIEKGGYEHFMLKEIHEQPRAIRDTYRGRLLSNEGIIKMAGVEDNMKTFLNANRIIIIACGTSWHAGLVAEYIFEEFTRIPVEVEYASEFRYRNPVIYENDVVIAISQSGETADTLAAIKLAKSKGAFVFGVCNVVGSSIARETHAGAYTHAGPEIGVASTKAFTTQITVLTLMALRLARAKGTMSSSVFRSYLYELELIPQKIEELLKVDEHVKNIAKQYLLSTNCLYLGRGYNFPVALEGALKLKEISYIHAEGYPAAEMKHGPIALIDDRMPVIVIAPSKGHYEKVVSNIQEIKSRKGKIIAIVTEGDTAVKEIADHVIEIPDTEEALSPLLATIPLQLISYYIAVMRNCNVDQPRNLAKSVTVE; encoded by the coding sequence ATGTGTGGAATTGTTGGATATATAGGACATAGAGAGGCTTACCCTATTATTATTTCGGGGCTTAAGCGTTTAGAGTACAGAGGGTATGATAGTGCTGGAATTGCATTATATGATGGTAATGATCTTAAAGTCGCTAAAACAAAAGGTAAAGTCTCAGATCTTATAGAAAAATCCTCAAAAGAAATTACTAAGACAGGATCTATTGGTATTGGTCATACAAGATGGGCAACCCATGGTGCTCCAAACGATGTAAACTCACATCCGCACGCTTCAAATTCGGGCGATTTGGTTATCGTTCATAACGGTATTATTGAAAATTACGAAGGCCTTAAAAAGGAGCTGATGGCCCGAGGTTATACTTTTAAATCGGATACAGATACCGAGGTTTTAATTAATTTAATTGAAGACGTAAAAAAGAAGGAAAACGTAAAATTAGGCAAGGCTGTGCAGATTGCCCTAAATCAAGTAATAGGTGCCTATGCCATTGTTGTTTTCGATAAAAACAAACCCAACGAATTTGTTATTGCACGCTTAGGTAGTCCCTTAGCTGTTGGGATTGGAAAGGACGAGTTTTTTATTGCAAGTGATGCCTCCCCGTTTTTAGAATATACTAAAAATGCCATTTATCTAGAAGATGAAGAAATGGCCATTGTTAGACCAGGAAAGGAAATAAAGGTTAGAAAAATTAAAGATGATTCCTTAGTTGTGCCTTACGTACAAGAGCTTCAAATGAATCTTGAGGAAATTGAAAAAGGGGGTTACGAGCATTTCATGTTAAAAGAAATTCACGAACAACCAAGAGCGATAAGGGATACTTACAGAGGTCGATTATTGAGTAATGAGGGCATTATAAAAATGGCTGGTGTTGAAGATAACATGAAAACCTTTTTAAACGCCAATCGAATCATCATAATAGCCTGCGGAACCTCTTGGCATGCCGGGTTGGTTGCCGAGTATATTTTTGAAGAATTTACGAGAATTCCAGTAGAAGTAGAGTATGCGTCTGAGTTTCGTTACAGAAATCCTGTAATTTATGAAAATGATGTGGTTATTGCCATATCACAATCGGGTGAAACGGCCGATACCTTAGCGGCTATTAAATTAGCAAAATCTAAAGGGGCTTTTGTTTTCGGAGTTTGTAATGTTGTGGGATCTTCTATTGCTAGAGAAACACATGCTGGGGCATATACCCATGCTGGTCCAGAAATTGGTGTAGCCTCAACTAAAGCGTTCACAACTCAAATTACGGTGTTAACGCTTATGGCTTTGCGTTTAGCTCGAGCTAAAGGCACCATGTCTAGTTCAGTTTTTAGAAGTTATTTATACGAATTAGAACTTATTCCTCAAAAAATTGAAGAACTTTTAAAGGTTGACGAGCACGTAAAAAACATAGCTAAACAATATTTGCTTTCTACCAATTGTTTATACTTGGGTAGAGGTTATAACTTTCCGGTGGCTCTCGAAGGCGCCCTAAAATTAAAGGAGATATCTTACATACATGCTGAAGGCTATCCTGCAGCCGAAATGAAACACGGTCCTATTGCTTTAATTGACGATAGAATGCCCGTAATTGTCATTGCACCTAGTAAAGGGCATTACGAGAAAGTGGTTAGTAATATTCAAGAGATTAAATCCAGAAAAGGTAAAATTATTGCCATTGTAACCGAAGGGGATACAGCGGTAAAAGAAATTGCCGATCATGTTATTGAAATTCCAGATACCGAAGAGGCACTATCACCGCTATTAGCGACCATACCTTTACAATTAATATCCTATTATATTGCCGTAATGCGTAATTGTAATGTGGATCAGCCTAGAAATTTGGCTAAATCTGTAACGGTTGAATAA
- a CDS encoding glycogen/starch synthase, producing MKDKRVLYVSSEVVPYLPETEISSMSFEAPRLVNQQGGQIRIFMPRYGNINERRHQLHEVIRLSGINLVINDLDMPLIIKVASIPKERIQVYFIDNDEYFKRKATLTDENGELFPDNDERAIFFAKGVVETVKKLNWAPDVIHVHGWLASLLPLYLKQFYKDEPLFTESKIVTSVYNQSFEGSLNKDMINKIKFDKIDEAVIKTLKDPTYNNLMKIAIDHSDAVIIGSEDIPENIASHIKASEKPVLEYKSKDEFGDAYTAFFNTEVCV from the coding sequence ATGAAAGATAAGAGGGTATTGTACGTATCATCTGAAGTAGTGCCTTATTTGCCAGAGACTGAAATTTCTTCAATGTCTTTTGAGGCGCCTAGATTAGTAAACCAACAAGGAGGGCAAATTAGAATTTTTATGCCTAGGTACGGTAATATAAATGAAAGAAGACACCAGTTACACGAAGTTATTAGATTATCTGGTATAAATCTTGTGATTAACGACCTAGATATGCCACTTATTATTAAGGTGGCCTCAATACCAAAAGAGCGTATTCAAGTTTATTTTATTGATAACGACGAGTATTTTAAGCGCAAAGCTACACTAACGGACGAGAATGGGGAGTTATTTCCAGATAACGACGAGCGCGCTATTTTCTTCGCAAAAGGCGTTGTAGAGACCGTAAAAAAATTAAATTGGGCACCAGATGTTATTCACGTTCATGGGTGGTTAGCCTCGCTATTGCCGCTCTATTTAAAACAGTTTTATAAAGACGAACCTCTCTTTACCGAAAGTAAAATTGTGACCTCGGTATACAATCAAAGCTTCGAAGGTTCGTTAAACAAAGACATGATTAACAAAATTAAGTTTGATAAAATTGATGAAGCCGTTATTAAAACTTTAAAAGATCCAACGTATAACAATTTGATGAAAATTGCAATTGATCATTCTGATGCTGTTATTATTGGTTCTGAAGATATTCCTGAAAACATTGCATCTCATATAAAAGCTTCAGAAAAACCTGTTTTAGAGTATAAAAGTAAAGATGAATTTGGCGATGCTTACACCGCTTTTTTTAATACAGAGGTTTGTGTTTAG
- a CDS encoding TonB-dependent receptor — protein MKTILPYLLLLCFGLSYSQTTISGSVNDDSGQPLPGANLIVANTSIGTVTDFDGRFTLNVNQSLPFTVQASMVGFETVSITVTRNNQVLNFVLKEGTALDEVVISASRTPERIFESPVTVERFGLKEIRNTASSNFYGGLANLKGVDVNTSSLTFNSVNTRGFATTANTRFMQLVDGMDNSTPALNFPIGNLVGLTETDVLSVELLPGASSALYGANAFNGILFMRSKNPFDHQGISASIKQGITSQEAAGDNPYTDVSIRAAYKFSDKFAGKVNFGYLDGTDWAATSEVDSDRFGGTRATNTNYNGINVYGDEVSTNLRAVIENPDFLAQLPNPALVSLVPLVNVSRTGYNEKFLTDNKAQSIKADWGLYYRPITDSNFEVSYVGKVGTGTTIYQGTNRYNIDRFFQEQHKLEFKNDNYFVRGYVVSDKAGDSYDMVFTGININRSWKPDNVWFGEYTGALINATLGGATQDEAHAIARATADTGRLVPGTAEFENAFNRVIGNPDLASGSKFQDASKYYHADGNYNFSHLIDFADIQVGGSFRQYDLNSFGSIYTDYDGNINYNEFGVYTQIQKDVELNDIMDLKITASARYDKSEFFKGFVSPRLSLGLTLNENHNIRASAQTGFRNPTTQDLFIGLDAGRAILVGSAPDNLDRYSREFEAANGTIYTQTGAAAYNNSYTASSVQQLAATGDPTVLEVANPNLVTPEKVTSVEIGYRGKFSNIIVDFSTYYNSYKDFISSEVVIAPLYGSVTDGSAIPAIATGDFKTYSAYTNSDVNVNSYGASIGLSTKIFGDFDLGGSYTFTKQDFDQAANPNFETNFNTPEHKFKASFGNTELVKNLGFNVSYRFSDDFFWQATFGDGIVPEFHTVDAQINYKIPSLKSVFKIGGTNIGGKEYFTVFGSGFIGSMYYASWTINNL, from the coding sequence ATGAAAACTATACTCCCGTATTTACTATTGTTATGTTTTGGATTGTCTTATTCCCAAACTACAATATCCGGATCAGTTAACGACGATAGTGGCCAGCCGCTTCCCGGAGCAAACCTTATTGTTGCTAACACCTCTATAGGAACTGTAACCGATTTTGACGGTAGATTTACACTTAACGTAAATCAAAGCCTACCCTTTACTGTACAAGCCAGTATGGTTGGTTTTGAAACTGTTAGTATTACCGTTACCAGAAACAATCAGGTATTAAATTTTGTTCTCAAAGAGGGAACAGCACTAGATGAGGTAGTAATATCTGCATCTAGAACCCCAGAACGTATTTTCGAATCGCCAGTAACGGTAGAGCGTTTTGGATTAAAAGAAATTCGAAATACAGCATCCTCTAATTTTTATGGTGGTTTAGCCAATTTAAAAGGCGTGGATGTAAATACGAGTAGTTTAACCTTTAATTCTGTAAACACTAGGGGTTTTGCGACAACGGCTAACACCCGTTTTATGCAGCTTGTAGATGGTATGGATAATTCCACACCGGCCCTAAACTTTCCAATAGGTAATTTAGTGGGTTTAACAGAAACCGATGTTTTAAGTGTAGAATTACTCCCAGGAGCATCTTCAGCTTTATATGGAGCTAATGCCTTTAATGGTATTCTTTTTATGCGTAGTAAAAACCCTTTCGATCATCAAGGTATTAGTGCTTCCATCAAACAGGGAATCACATCTCAGGAGGCTGCGGGCGATAATCCTTATACAGATGTTAGTATTCGTGCTGCTTATAAATTTAGCGATAAGTTTGCAGGTAAGGTCAATTTTGGCTACTTAGACGGTACCGATTGGGCGGCAACTAGCGAGGTAGATAGCGACAGGTTTGGAGGTACAAGAGCTACCAATACAAATTACAATGGAATTAATGTTTACGGAGATGAGGTGTCTACGAATCTTAGAGCGGTAATTGAAAATCCTGATTTTTTAGCACAATTACCTAATCCAGCTCTAGTGAGTTTGGTGCCTTTAGTTAATGTGAGTAGAACGGGTTACAACGAAAAATTCTTAACCGACAATAAAGCCCAAAGTATCAAAGCAGATTGGGGATTGTATTACCGCCCTATAACAGATAGTAATTTTGAAGTGTCTTATGTTGGTAAAGTAGGTACTGGTACAACCATATATCAAGGTACCAACCGTTACAATATAGATCGCTTCTTTCAAGAACAACATAAACTAGAATTTAAAAACGATAATTATTTTGTAAGAGGTTATGTAGTTTCAGATAAAGCGGGCGACTCTTACGATATGGTATTTACTGGAATTAATATTAACAGGTCTTGGAAACCTGATAATGTTTGGTTTGGTGAATACACAGGAGCATTAATAAATGCGACACTTGGAGGCGCTACTCAAGACGAAGCACATGCCATTGCCAGAGCGACAGCCGATACGGGTAGACTCGTGCCAGGCACCGCCGAGTTTGAAAATGCTTTCAATAGGGTTATTGGTAATCCAGATTTGGCTTCAGGCTCAAAATTCCAAGATGCCTCTAAGTATTATCATGCCGATGGGAACTACAACTTTAGCCATTTAATAGACTTTGCAGACATTCAAGTTGGTGGATCTTTTAGACAATACGATTTGAACTCTTTTGGATCTATTTATACAGATTACGATGGAAATATCAATTACAACGAGTTTGGTGTTTATACACAAATACAGAAAGATGTGGAGTTAAATGACATTATGGATTTAAAAATAACGGCTTCAGCGCGTTACGATAAATCGGAGTTTTTTAAAGGTTTTGTGTCGCCTAGATTGTCTTTAGGATTAACTCTAAACGAAAATCATAACATTCGAGCTTCGGCACAAACCGGATTCAGAAACCCAACCACACAAGATTTATTTATTGGTTTAGATGCTGGAAGAGCCATATTAGTAGGTTCGGCACCAGATAATTTAGATCGATACTCACGTGAATTTGAAGCTGCTAACGGTACAATTTACACGCAAACGGGTGCAGCGGCATATAACAATTCATATACAGCATCTTCTGTACAACAATTGGCTGCAACTGGAGACCCAACTGTTTTAGAAGTGGCTAATCCAAACCTTGTAACGCCAGAAAAAGTAACATCGGTAGAGATAGGATATCGTGGTAAGTTTAGTAATATTATTGTAGACTTTAGTACTTATTACAATAGTTACAAAGATTTTATTTCTTCAGAAGTTGTTATTGCACCATTATATGGTTCGGTAACCGATGGTTCTGCAATTCCGGCAATTGCTACAGGCGATTTTAAAACTTATAGTGCTTATACTAATTCTGATGTTAATGTAAATTCTTATGGAGCGTCTATAGGCTTGTCAACAAAAATATTTGGAGATTTTGACCTAGGAGGAAGCTATACCTTTACCAAGCAAGATTTTGATCAAGCGGCAAATCCAAATTTTGAGACTAACTTTAATACCCCAGAGCATAAATTTAAAGCCTCTTTTGGGAATACCGAATTGGTTAAGAATTTAGGCTTTAATGTGTCGTACAGATTTAGTGATGATTTTTTCTGGCAAGCCACCTTCGGTGATGGTATTGTTCCAGAATTTCATACGGTCGATGCACAAATTAATTATAAAATTCCAAGTTTAAAATCTGTCTTTAAAATAGGAGGGACAAACATAGGGGGTAAAGAATATTTCACGGTATTTGGTTCAGGCTTTATAGGCTCAATGTATTACGCTTCTTGGACCATTAACAACTTATAA